In Streptomyces sp. NBC_01439, the following are encoded in one genomic region:
- a CDS encoding aminotransferase class I/II-fold pyridoxal phosphate-dependent enzyme, which yields MQRTAAEGRGPVRYGPPAPQPGLPVLPELVSVLAAAAGRAAPEPPGGGEAVREAACRHWGRRGLATSPESVAAGPGAPALLLALLGAYGGDVMLPRPCPAWWTPQVRLLGRRAYHVPTPAECGGVPDPYALLETVRRVRAEGGDPRVLLLSVADDPTATVPPPELLREACEAADSAGLFVVSDESWRDTVHRPHDTLVLSPAEMLPERAAVLVDLAGALLPAGWPAAVVRFPDTPRGTWLRARTLDVLTATGAMVAGPVAAAAAHALDEPDAVAGRAYAAAALHGVVAAAAHRRLSEAGALARPPQAGRHLYADLTPLRAGLARHGVGDAMELEDWLGGRLGAPTPGGQRFADELGALRVRLSTGPLLGATPQERLATLTARDPLGLPHVRDSLELLGSVLAGLA from the coding sequence ATGCAGCGCACGGCGGCGGAGGGCCGAGGCCCGGTCCGGTACGGCCCGCCGGCCCCCCAGCCCGGCCTGCCCGTGCTCCCCGAGCTGGTCTCCGTCCTCGCCGCGGCCGCCGGACGCGCCGCCCCCGAGCCTCCGGGCGGCGGCGAGGCCGTACGGGAGGCCGCCTGCCGGCACTGGGGGCGGCGCGGGCTCGCCACTTCACCCGAGAGCGTGGCCGCGGGCCCCGGAGCCCCCGCACTGCTCCTGGCCCTGCTCGGGGCGTACGGCGGGGACGTGATGCTGCCCCGCCCCTGTCCCGCCTGGTGGACCCCGCAGGTCCGACTGCTGGGACGGCGGGCCTACCACGTGCCGACCCCGGCCGAGTGCGGCGGAGTACCCGACCCCTACGCCCTGCTGGAGACCGTCCGGCGGGTGCGCGCCGAGGGCGGCGACCCGCGCGTGCTGCTGCTGTCGGTCGCCGACGACCCCACCGCGACCGTGCCGCCGCCCGAGCTGCTGCGCGAGGCCTGCGAGGCCGCCGATTCCGCCGGACTCTTCGTCGTCAGCGACGAGAGCTGGCGCGACACCGTCCACCGGCCCCACGACACCCTGGTCCTGAGCCCCGCCGAGATGCTCCCCGAACGGGCGGCCGTCCTCGTCGACCTGGCCGGTGCGTTGTTGCCGGCCGGCTGGCCCGCCGCCGTCGTCCGCTTCCCCGACACCCCGCGCGGGACCTGGCTGCGCGCCCGTACCCTCGACGTCCTGACCGCCACCGGGGCGATGGTCGCCGGACCGGTCGCGGCGGCCGCCGCGCACGCCCTCGACGAACCCGACGCCGTCGCCGGGCGCGCGTACGCCGCAGCCGCCCTGCACGGGGTGGTGGCCGCCGCCGCTCACCGCCGGTTGTCGGAGGCCGGGGCACTGGCCCGGCCCCCGCAGGCCGGCCGGCACCTGTACGCCGACCTCACCCCGTTGCGCGCCGGACTCGCCCGGCACGGGGTCGGCGACGCGATGGAACTGGAGGACTGGCTCGGCGGCCGGCTCGGCGCGCCCACGCCGGGCGGGCAGCGGTTCGCCGACGAACTGGGTGCGCTGCGCGTGCGGTTGTCCACCGGGCCGCTGCTGGGCGCCACCCCGCAGGAGCGGCTGGCCACGCTCACCGCCCGCGATCCGCTCGGGCTCCCGCACGTGCGCGACTCCCTCGAACTCCTCGGATCAGTCCTGGCCGGGCTGGCCTGA
- a CDS encoding TIGR03086 family metal-binding protein, translating into MTDALLERHAEALRLFGERVRDVRGDQWGEPTPCTEWNVRELVNHVTAEQLWIPPLVTEGRTVEELADRFSGDVLGDDPVAAWDRASAAAHAAFAASGALDRTVRLSYGPALGSAYCSELTADCVVHAWDLARGIGAGDRLPDGLVEFSIKEIMPYADGLAASGAYAAPVEVPAGADAQARLLAMVGREG; encoded by the coding sequence ATGACGGACGCGCTGCTCGAACGGCACGCCGAGGCGCTGAGGCTCTTCGGTGAACGGGTGCGTGACGTCCGCGGCGACCAGTGGGGGGAGCCGACCCCGTGCACGGAATGGAACGTGCGGGAGCTGGTCAACCACGTTACCGCGGAGCAGCTCTGGATCCCGCCGCTGGTCACCGAGGGTCGGACCGTCGAGGAGTTGGCGGACCGGTTCTCCGGCGACGTGCTGGGCGACGACCCGGTCGCGGCCTGGGACCGGGCCTCGGCCGCCGCGCACGCCGCCTTCGCGGCGTCCGGCGCGTTGGACCGGACCGTGCGCCTGTCGTACGGGCCCGCGCTCGGATCGGCGTACTGCTCGGAGCTGACCGCCGACTGCGTCGTGCACGCCTGGGACCTCGCCCGGGGCATCGGGGCCGGGGACCGGCTGCCCGACGGCCTCGTTGAGTTCTCGATCAAGGAGATCATGCCGTACGCCGACGGGCTCGCGGCCAGTGGCGCGTACGCCGCGCCGGTGGAGGTCCCGGCGGGCGCGGACGCGCAGGCCAGGCTCCTGGCGATGGTGGGTCGCGAGGGCTGA